One stretch of Mycolicibacterium fallax DNA includes these proteins:
- the istA gene encoding IS21 family transposase, translating into MTMQEQIRKLDAAGVSARQIAKDLGISRDSVAKYIAVQDFSPKPPVIHRRPGASVLTGFTSVIDEWLAEDEGRPRKQRHTAQRVCDRLVAEHGYGGSYSAVQRYVKAYRAARRSARQGFSELVWPPGVGQVDFGQAQAVIAGVMQVLHVLVVTFPHSNMRYVQAYPGETAESVCHGLRVIFEHIGGAARELIFDNAAGAGRRRGEKVVESTLFGAFRAHYRCAARYCNPYSGHEKGSVENAVGFLRRNLMVPEPRAESLSGLNAMLLARCEELAATGHYRKQTPISELFDADRAALLALPGVGFDPVRYVARRTDKTGSLLVEGRSYCAGPAMAAQTVTVGVRFDRIEFLDAHGHPVISLPRAYTNTTETVFDPVALLPLLAAKPGTWGNSPVRALVSDPVRDWLDAAAVRERRDMLAAIHAAAGPAGFGNTIIAAETVIATGAAEPAAVGMLARRIAAGAEPLASAVDLSVYDTLAIAEATALDQTAMAAADAGQVSA; encoded by the coding sequence CGGTCGCGAAATACATTGCCGTGCAGGATTTCTCACCGAAGCCGCCGGTGATTCATCGGCGTCCGGGTGCTTCGGTGCTGACCGGGTTCACGTCGGTGATCGATGAGTGGCTGGCCGAGGATGAGGGTCGGCCCCGCAAGCAGCGCCACACTGCCCAGCGGGTCTGTGACCGGCTGGTCGCCGAACACGGGTATGGGGGGTCGTATTCGGCGGTGCAGCGCTATGTGAAGGCCTACCGGGCCGCGCGCCGCAGCGCGCGGCAGGGGTTCTCCGAGTTGGTGTGGCCGCCGGGGGTCGGGCAGGTCGACTTCGGGCAGGCCCAAGCGGTGATCGCCGGGGTGATGCAGGTGCTGCACGTGCTGGTGGTCACCTTCCCGCACTCCAACATGCGCTATGTCCAGGCCTATCCGGGGGAAACTGCTGAGAGCGTGTGCCATGGCCTGCGGGTGATCTTCGAGCACATCGGCGGCGCGGCGCGGGAGCTGATTTTCGACAACGCCGCCGGGGCGGGGCGCCGTCGCGGGGAGAAGGTCGTCGAATCGACGCTGTTTGGGGCGTTCCGCGCGCACTATCGGTGTGCGGCGCGGTACTGCAACCCGTATTCCGGGCATGAGAAGGGCAGTGTGGAGAACGCGGTGGGGTTCTTGCGCCGCAACCTGATGGTCCCCGAACCCCGGGCCGAGAGCTTGTCCGGGCTCAACGCGATGCTGCTGGCCCGCTGCGAGGAGCTCGCCGCCACGGGGCATTACCGCAAGCAGACCCCGATCAGTGAACTGTTTGACGCCGACCGGGCCGCGCTGCTGGCGCTGCCCGGTGTCGGGTTCGACCCGGTGCGCTATGTGGCGCGGCGCACCGACAAGACCGGCAGTCTGCTCGTCGAGGGCCGTTCCTACTGCGCCGGGCCGGCGATGGCCGCCCAGACGGTCACCGTCGGAGTGCGTTTTGACCGCATCGAGTTCCTCGATGCCCACGGCCACCCGGTGATCTCATTGCCGCGGGCCTACACCAACACCACCGAGACGGTGTTCGACCCGGTGGCACTGTTGCCGCTGCTGGCGGCCAAGCCCGGCACCTGGGGCAACTCCCCGGTCCGCGCCCTGGTCAGCGACCCGGTGCGGGACTGGCTCGACGCCGCCGCCGTCCGGGAGCGCCGTGACATGCTCGCCGCGATCCACGCGGCGGCCGGCCCAGCGGGCTTCGGCAACACCATCATCGCCGCGGAGACCGTCATCGCCACCGGCGCCGCGGAACCAGCCGCGGTCGGCATGCTGGCCCGGCGCATCGCCGCCGGCGCCGAACCCCTGGCCTCGGCCGTGGACCTGAGCGTCTACGACACCCTCGCCATCGCCGAGGCCACAGCACTGGACCAAACCGCGATGGCCGCCGCTGACGCCGGGCAGGTGTCGGCGTGA
- the istB gene encoding IS21-like element helper ATPase IstB, translating to MPAAKSLDGYDWTAVGFPDGYGRQQLADLEFLDHAQDLILFGDVGTGKTHLATALAAEACQRGIPARYFTTSSLVMTLRRAKDTGRLDRELATLAKIPLLVLDELGYLPIDPEGARLLFQVISEAYEKRSLIITTNLEFSKWGTVFGDDNMAAAIIDRLVHHGRLLRFRGDSYRVSHALMK from the coding sequence CTGCCCGCAGCCAAATCCCTCGACGGCTACGACTGGACCGCCGTCGGGTTCCCCGACGGCTACGGACGCCAGCAGCTCGCCGACCTGGAATTCCTCGACCACGCCCAAGACCTGATCCTCTTCGGCGATGTCGGGACCGGCAAAACGCATCTGGCCACCGCCTTGGCCGCCGAAGCCTGCCAGCGCGGCATCCCGGCCCGCTACTTCACCACCTCCAGCCTGGTGATGACGCTGCGCCGCGCCAAAGACACCGGCCGCCTCGACCGGGAGCTGGCCACCCTCGCCAAAATCCCGCTGCTGGTCCTCGACGAACTCGGCTACCTACCGATCGACCCCGAAGGAGCGCGGCTGCTGTTCCAGGTCATCTCCGAGGCCTACGAAAAACGCAGCCTCATCATCACCACCAACCTTGAATTCTCGAAGTGGGGAACGGTGTTCGGAGACGACAACATGGCCGCGGCGATCATCGACCGCCTCGTGCACCACGGACGGCTCCTACGCTTCCGCGGCGACTCCTACCGCGTCAGCCACGCCCTCATGAAATGA
- a CDS encoding heavy metal translocating P-type ATPase, whose translation MSTSSVQPTPAGAHVELDIRGMTCASCAARIERNLNKLDGVTATVNYATEKAHITVRSGTDPQTLITEVDKTGYTATLRRGEDHGAGSGVENADGAELSALRRRLIGAIVLSVPVIAMAMVPVLQFTYWQWVSLALATPVVAWAGWPFHKAALTNLRRGTATMDTLISLGTTAALLWSLYALLFGTAGMPGMTHEFTLTVAPSDGAANIYLEVAAGVTMFVLLGRYFEKRSKRRAGAALRALLQLGAKDVAVMRDGVETRIPIDRLAPGDEFVVRPGEKIATDGVVVSGSSAVDASMLTGESVPVEVAAGDAVTGATVNAGGRIIVRATRVGSDTQLAQMAKLVENAQSGKAQVQRLADRVSAVFVPIVIAVSLVTLGAWLVAGFPASAGFTAAVAVLIIACPCALGLATPTALLVGTGRGAQLGILIKGPEVLESTRRIDTVVLDKTGTVTTGKMALSDVIPAASTDRADLLRFAGALEDASEHPIAKAISSGAAAELGTLPPVQDFANVEGKGVRGIVDGHAVVVGRESLLADWSLPLPPELAEAKTDAERQGKTVVSVAWDGQPRGLLAIADQVKPTSAQAVADLIALGLTPVLLTGDNAIVAHQIGAEVGIDQIIAEVMPQEKVEVVARLQTEGKVVAMVGDGVNDAAALAQADLGLAMGTGTDVAIEAADITLVRGDLRSAADAIRLSRSTLRAIQTNLFWAFAYNVAAIPLAALGLLNPMLAGAAMAFSSVFVVGNSLRLRSFNSQAAKGPALIAASARAAANGR comes from the coding sequence ATGTCAACATCATCGGTGCAACCCACGCCCGCCGGTGCCCACGTCGAACTCGATATCAGGGGCATGACATGCGCCTCCTGCGCTGCGCGCATCGAGCGCAATCTCAACAAACTCGACGGTGTCACCGCCACCGTGAACTACGCCACCGAAAAGGCCCACATCACCGTGCGGTCGGGAACCGACCCTCAGACATTGATCACCGAGGTCGACAAGACCGGCTACACTGCGACGTTGCGGCGCGGCGAGGATCACGGCGCCGGCTCCGGCGTTGAGAATGCCGACGGCGCGGAACTGAGCGCGCTGCGTCGTCGCCTGATCGGTGCCATCGTGCTATCGGTTCCAGTCATCGCCATGGCGATGGTCCCTGTCCTGCAGTTCACCTACTGGCAGTGGGTTTCTCTGGCGTTGGCCACCCCGGTGGTCGCGTGGGCAGGCTGGCCGTTCCACAAGGCCGCGCTGACGAACCTGCGTCGCGGTACGGCCACCATGGACACCCTCATCTCACTGGGCACGACGGCCGCACTGCTGTGGTCGCTGTATGCGTTGCTCTTCGGCACCGCCGGCATGCCGGGCATGACCCATGAATTCACGCTGACCGTCGCTCCCAGCGATGGTGCGGCCAACATCTACCTCGAGGTCGCGGCGGGCGTGACGATGTTCGTGCTGCTTGGCCGATACTTCGAGAAACGCTCCAAGCGCCGGGCGGGGGCGGCACTGCGGGCGTTGCTGCAACTGGGCGCCAAGGACGTGGCGGTCATGCGCGACGGTGTCGAGACCCGCATACCGATCGACCGGCTCGCTCCCGGCGACGAGTTCGTCGTGCGGCCAGGCGAAAAGATCGCTACCGACGGAGTCGTCGTATCGGGTAGCTCAGCCGTCGACGCCTCCATGCTCACCGGGGAATCGGTGCCGGTGGAGGTCGCCGCGGGCGACGCTGTCACCGGGGCCACCGTCAACGCCGGCGGCCGAATCATTGTGCGGGCCACCCGTGTCGGCTCAGACACCCAGCTGGCGCAGATGGCCAAGCTGGTGGAAAACGCCCAGTCCGGTAAGGCGCAGGTGCAGCGTCTGGCCGACCGGGTGTCGGCCGTCTTCGTTCCGATCGTGATCGCCGTGTCGCTGGTTACACTCGGCGCGTGGCTTGTCGCTGGCTTTCCCGCCAGCGCAGGGTTCACCGCGGCGGTCGCCGTGCTGATCATTGCCTGCCCGTGCGCGCTGGGTCTGGCCACCCCGACCGCACTGCTGGTCGGCACCGGGCGCGGGGCACAACTCGGCATCCTCATCAAAGGCCCCGAAGTGCTCGAGTCCACTCGCCGCATCGACACGGTGGTGCTGGACAAGACCGGCACGGTCACCACCGGCAAGATGGCGCTGAGCGATGTGATTCCCGCCGCCAGTACCGACCGCGCCGACCTGCTTAGGTTCGCCGGAGCGCTGGAGGATGCCTCAGAGCATCCCATTGCCAAGGCAATCTCCAGCGGTGCGGCCGCGGAGCTTGGGACGTTGCCCCCAGTGCAGGATTTCGCCAACGTGGAAGGCAAGGGCGTCCGAGGCATCGTCGACGGCCACGCCGTTGTGGTCGGGCGTGAATCACTGCTCGCCGACTGGTCTTTGCCGCTGCCCCCTGAGCTTGCCGAGGCCAAAACCGACGCCGAGAGGCAAGGGAAGACGGTGGTCTCCGTCGCATGGGACGGTCAGCCCCGGGGTCTGCTGGCCATCGCCGACCAAGTCAAACCCACCAGCGCGCAAGCGGTCGCCGACCTCATCGCTCTGGGCCTGACACCGGTGCTGCTGACTGGAGACAACGCCATCGTGGCCCACCAGATCGGTGCCGAGGTCGGCATCGACCAGATCATCGCGGAGGTGATGCCACAGGAAAAAGTTGAGGTTGTCGCCCGACTGCAGACCGAAGGCAAAGTGGTCGCAATGGTCGGCGACGGCGTCAACGACGCCGCGGCCCTGGCGCAGGCCGACCTCGGGTTGGCGATGGGCACCGGCACCGACGTCGCCATCGAAGCAGCCGACATCACGTTGGTACGCGGCGATCTGCGCAGTGCCGCAGACGCGATTCGCCTGTCCCGCAGCACGCTGCGCGCCATCCAAACCAACCTGTTCTGGGCGTTCGCCTACAACGTCGCGGCCATACCGCTGGCGGCACTGGGCCTACTCAACCCCATGCTGGCCGGGGCAGCGATGGCATTTTCCAGCGTGTTCGTCGTCGGAAACAGCCTGCGTCTTCGGTCGTTCAACAGCCAAGCCGCTAAGGGGCCCGCGCTCATTGCGGCAAGTGCGCGAGCCGCAGCGAATGGTCGATGA
- a CDS encoding heavy-metal-associated domain-containing protein, with product MTTTEYRVTGMTCGHCESSVRDAVRDLDGVKRAEVSAATGKLVVTSDEPAADAAVLAAVVEAGYTAVRVG from the coding sequence ATGACTACGACGGAATACCGCGTTACGGGGATGACTTGCGGGCACTGCGAGTCGTCGGTTCGAGACGCAGTCCGCGATCTTGACGGTGTTAAGCGGGCAGAGGTGAGTGCTGCGACGGGAAAGTTGGTGGTGACAAGCGACGAGCCCGCCGCCGATGCCGCGGTGTTGGCAGCGGTCGTCGAGGCCGGATACACCGCTGTGCGGGTTGGCTGA
- a CDS encoding IS1380 family transposase encodes MQVSHRFTTSSAVFDDEHLVSCAGLVPVMTLAQQSRLSVLLEQKVRFTCERIKSGAANPSPKLTTLIAGMCAGADSIDDLDIVRSGGMKTLFDGVYASSTIGTLLREFTFGHTRQLESVLREHLAALCSRVDLIPGADVRAFVDIDSLLRPVFGHAKQGASYGHTKIAGKQILRKGLSPLVATISTDSGAPVIAGARLRAGKTNSGKGAAQMIAQAVATARAAGVTGQILVRGDSAYGNSTVATACRRAGARFSLVLTKSTAVAAAIDSIDNNAWIPVNYPGAVRDPDTGGWISDAEVAETTYTAFSSTDHPVTARLIVRRVKDARYPDALFPVWRYHPFFTDTDEPIDAADITHRRHAIIETVFADLIDGPLAHMPSGRFGANSAWILCAAIAHNLLRAAGVLAGATNAVARGSTLRRRIVNIPARLARPQRRPTLHLPSHWPWASTWTTLWRNTIGYSPPAAIPT; translated from the coding sequence GTGCAAGTGTCCCACAGGTTCACCACGTCGTCGGCGGTCTTCGATGATGAGCATCTCGTGTCGTGCGCCGGGCTGGTGCCGGTGATGACCTTGGCTCAACAGAGCCGCCTTTCGGTGCTGTTGGAGCAGAAGGTTCGTTTCACCTGCGAGCGGATCAAATCTGGTGCGGCCAATCCGTCCCCGAAGCTGACCACCCTGATCGCCGGCATGTGTGCCGGCGCGGACAGCATCGATGACCTCGATATCGTGCGCTCGGGCGGGATGAAGACCCTCTTCGACGGCGTGTACGCATCATCGACGATCGGAACCCTGTTGCGGGAGTTCACCTTCGGGCACACCCGCCAACTCGAATCAGTGCTGCGCGAGCACCTGGCCGCGCTGTGCTCGCGCGTCGATCTGATCCCCGGCGCCGACGTGCGGGCCTTCGTCGACATCGACTCGCTACTGCGCCCGGTCTTTGGTCACGCCAAACAAGGGGCCTCGTATGGGCACACCAAGATCGCCGGGAAGCAGATCCTGCGCAAGGGCCTGTCGCCGTTGGTTGCCACGATCAGCACCGACAGCGGTGCGCCGGTGATCGCCGGTGCGCGGTTGCGGGCAGGCAAGACCAACTCCGGTAAGGGCGCAGCCCAGATGATCGCTCAGGCCGTGGCGACCGCACGTGCCGCTGGTGTTACCGGGCAGATTCTGGTGCGCGGCGACTCGGCGTACGGCAACAGCACCGTGGCGACTGCCTGCCGCCGCGCCGGAGCCCGATTCTCGCTGGTGCTGACCAAGTCAACCGCCGTGGCCGCGGCCATCGACTCCATCGATAACAACGCCTGGATTCCGGTCAACTACCCCGGCGCAGTGCGCGACCCCGACACCGGCGGATGGATCTCCGACGCCGAAGTCGCCGAAACCACCTACACCGCTTTCAGTTCCACCGATCACCCGGTCACTGCACGGTTGATCGTGCGCCGCGTCAAAGACGCCCGCTACCCAGACGCCCTGTTCCCGGTGTGGCGGTACCACCCGTTCTTCACCGACACCGACGAACCGATCGATGCCGCCGACATCACCCACCGCCGCCACGCCATCATCGAAACCGTGTTCGCCGACCTCATCGACGGACCCCTGGCGCACATGCCTTCGGGGCGGTTCGGGGCCAACTCGGCTTGGATCCTGTGCGCCGCGATCGCCCACAATCTGTTGCGCGCGGCCGGTGTCCTGGCCGGCGCGACGAACGCCGTCGCGCGAGGATCCACACTGCGCCGCCGCATCGTCAACATTCCGGCCCGACTTGCCCGACCCCAACGGCGGCCGACACTGCACCTACCCAGCCACTGGCCTTGGGCATCAACGTGGACCACCCTGTGGCGCAACACCATCGGATACAGCCCACCAGCGGCAATCCCCACCTGA
- a CDS encoding class I SAM-dependent methyltransferase, producing MSEVDSRDPAEVYERYLGRAIADPFTRVLLEYAAPRRGERVLDLACGTGSVARQVAPTVGAEGHVIALDINPGMLAVGRAAPPPAGAVIEWREGDAASHDLPGRTVDLVLCQQGLQFFADRIAALHETRRVLVRTGMAAFSVWQPLDAHPIYKALFEATARHLGAATSDLAVAFSLGKADELQSLFADAGFEQAAIHPRSLVVRFASPEHFVSLTVAGAATSVPAFIQMSAETRTELIAAVAGELAPVIEGHVVDGELMFQMSTHVVVAS from the coding sequence GTGAGCGAAGTGGACAGCCGCGATCCCGCCGAGGTCTACGAGCGCTATTTGGGCCGTGCGATCGCCGACCCTTTCACGCGCGTACTCCTCGAGTATGCCGCGCCGAGGCGCGGCGAAAGAGTTCTCGACCTGGCCTGCGGTACCGGCAGCGTCGCACGCCAAGTAGCACCGACGGTCGGAGCCGAAGGCCACGTGATCGCACTGGATATCAATCCGGGCATGCTCGCCGTCGGGCGTGCCGCTCCCCCGCCGGCAGGTGCCGTCATTGAATGGCGAGAAGGTGACGCAGCGAGCCATGATCTGCCGGGTCGAACCGTCGACCTGGTGCTATGCCAGCAGGGACTTCAATTCTTTGCAGACCGCATTGCAGCACTGCATGAAACCCGCCGCGTATTGGTCCGCACCGGCATGGCGGCGTTCAGCGTTTGGCAGCCTCTCGATGCACATCCGATCTACAAAGCACTGTTCGAAGCCACCGCCCGCCATCTTGGTGCGGCAACCTCTGATCTGGCCGTGGCCTTCTCATTAGGTAAGGCAGACGAGCTGCAGTCGCTTTTTGCGGACGCGGGCTTTGAACAGGCTGCGATCCATCCACGATCCCTCGTCGTGCGATTCGCCTCGCCTGAGCATTTCGTGTCGCTCACCGTCGCCGGCGCGGCGACCTCAGTGCCTGCGTTTATCCAGATGAGTGCCGAAACCCGGACCGAGCTGATCGCAGCTGTTGCGGGCGAGCTTGCACCGGTGATCGAAGGTCATGTCGTGGACGGTGAGTTGATGTTCCAGATGTCCACGCACGTCGTTGTGGCGTCTTAA
- a CDS encoding cation diffusion facilitator family transporter translates to MTHQAHQAHQHVHSDGGSHHDHVGRGGRAKTALREVFAPHTHDAADSIDDALESSAAGIRAVKISLVVLGVTALAQLVIVAISGSVALLADTIHNFSDALTAIPLWIAFVLGRRAATRRYTYGFGRAEDLAGLFVIAMIALSAAIAAYESVRRLILPVPIDHVGWVAAAGFVGFIGNELIAIYRIRVGRRIGSAALVADGLHARTDGFTSLAVLLGAGGVALGFPLADPIIGILITVAILAVLRTAARDVFRRLLDGVDPELVDAAEAALAAEPGVTEVRSLRMRWIGHRLHADAELDIDPTLGLLDAHKIAHNAEHTLTHAVPKLSTALIHAYPA, encoded by the coding sequence ATGACGCACCAGGCGCATCAGGCGCACCAGCACGTTCATAGCGACGGCGGTTCTCATCACGACCATGTTGGCCGGGGCGGGAGAGCCAAAACCGCGCTGCGGGAAGTCTTCGCTCCGCACACTCACGACGCCGCCGACAGCATCGACGACGCGCTGGAATCCAGCGCCGCGGGCATTCGCGCGGTGAAGATCAGCCTCGTCGTCCTAGGCGTCACGGCGCTCGCTCAGCTCGTCATCGTGGCCATCTCGGGCTCGGTCGCGCTGCTCGCCGACACGATCCACAACTTTTCCGACGCGCTGACCGCCATACCGTTGTGGATTGCTTTCGTGCTTGGTCGGCGAGCAGCCACCCGGCGGTATACCTACGGCTTCGGCCGCGCCGAAGACCTTGCTGGACTATTCGTCATCGCGATGATCGCGTTGTCGGCAGCGATCGCCGCCTACGAATCTGTACGCCGCCTGATTCTCCCGGTCCCCATCGACCATGTCGGCTGGGTCGCCGCCGCCGGGTTCGTCGGGTTCATCGGCAACGAACTTATCGCGATCTACCGCATCCGCGTCGGCCGCCGAATCGGCTCAGCCGCCCTCGTCGCCGACGGCCTGCACGCCCGCACAGACGGATTCACCTCGCTGGCCGTGCTTCTCGGCGCCGGCGGTGTCGCGCTGGGCTTCCCCCTGGCCGACCCGATCATCGGAATCCTCATCACCGTCGCCATCCTCGCCGTTCTACGCACCGCGGCGCGCGACGTGTTCCGCCGACTCCTCGACGGTGTGGACCCCGAACTCGTCGACGCCGCCGAAGCCGCGCTTGCCGCCGAACCCGGCGTCACAGAGGTACGCAGCCTCAGAATGCGCTGGATCGGCCACCGCCTACACGCCGACGCCGAACTCGACATCGACCCCACCCTCGGCCTTCTCGACGCGCACAAGATCGCCCACAACGCCGAACACACCCTCACCCACGCCGTTCCCAAACTCTCCACAGCGCTCATCCACGCCTACCCGGCCTGA
- a CDS encoding ArsR/SmtB family transcription factor, producing MNADSGGCRRRLPDDQIALVVEVFRMLSEATRVQLLWALIDREMAVNELAEHVSKPAPSVSQHLAKLRMARLVRTRREGTTIFYSLENDHIGQLVTDAVFNAEHAGPGTPGHHRGTAELRELHLIAESHASPRQRGGRDA from the coding sequence ATGAATGCAGATAGTGGTGGATGCCGGCGGCGGCTCCCGGACGATCAGATCGCCTTGGTCGTCGAGGTGTTCCGGATGCTGTCCGAGGCCACCCGTGTCCAACTGCTGTGGGCACTGATCGATCGAGAGATGGCGGTGAATGAGCTGGCTGAGCACGTCAGTAAGCCGGCGCCGTCGGTATCGCAGCACTTGGCCAAGCTGAGAATGGCCCGGTTGGTCCGTACTCGCCGTGAGGGCACCACCATCTTCTACAGCCTCGAAAACGATCACATCGGGCAACTGGTGACCGATGCGGTGTTCAATGCCGAGCACGCCGGCCCCGGCACGCCCGGTCATCACCGTGGCACCGCAGAACTGCGCGAGTTGCACCTCATCGCCGAGTCCCACGCCTCGCCACGGCAGCGAGGAGGACGCGACGCATGA
- a CDS encoding sensor histidine kinase translates to MSAPATSRTASLHIERHPGIGMRLLVAQTMVLLAGAVTTWVVAAIVGPPLFRDHLRQAGVAANSAEQHHAEEAFRYAMAAAVGGALAVSALAAFAVSWYISRRLQRSITVVASAATAVADGRYGVRVVSPHLGREFDALASAFNQMAERLQDVEATRRQLFGDLAHEIRTPVAVLEAYMEALEDGVESLNPTNVAMLRDQTRRLVRFAHDAAALAQAEESSASMSMSEIDLHDVVTTAVSAASEQYRAEQVSLSAHLQPNLPPVLGDSHRLGQVLANLLDNALRHTPPDGQVEVRAHSEPQSVIVRVTDTGEGISAQHLPHVFERFYRAEAARTRDKGGAGIGLAIAKALIEAHGGTIAASSQGPGTGATFTIGLPPAATPVRQLPASPGHDELSAFGG, encoded by the coding sequence ATGAGCGCCCCTGCGACCTCCCGGACAGCATCGCTGCACATCGAGCGCCATCCCGGGATCGGTATGCGTCTGCTGGTCGCCCAAACAATGGTTTTGCTGGCCGGCGCGGTGACCACCTGGGTTGTCGCCGCGATCGTCGGGCCGCCGTTGTTTCGTGACCATCTGCGCCAAGCCGGCGTGGCCGCCAACTCCGCCGAGCAACACCACGCCGAGGAGGCCTTTCGATACGCGATGGCCGCCGCGGTGGGCGGCGCGTTGGCGGTTTCGGCGTTGGCCGCCTTCGCCGTCAGCTGGTATATCAGTCGGCGGCTGCAGCGCTCCATCACTGTGGTCGCCTCGGCGGCGACGGCGGTCGCCGACGGCCGCTACGGCGTGCGGGTCGTCTCACCGCACCTGGGTCGAGAATTTGATGCGCTGGCATCGGCGTTTAATCAGATGGCCGAGCGTCTGCAGGACGTGGAAGCTACCCGACGCCAGCTATTTGGCGACCTGGCCCATGAAATCCGCACACCGGTGGCGGTGTTGGAGGCTTATATGGAGGCGTTGGAGGACGGTGTCGAGTCGCTGAATCCGACGAACGTGGCCATGCTGCGCGATCAGACCCGTCGGTTGGTGCGCTTTGCCCACGATGCCGCCGCGCTAGCTCAAGCCGAGGAAAGCTCGGCGTCGATGTCAATGTCGGAGATCGACCTCCACGACGTGGTCACCACCGCGGTCAGCGCCGCATCCGAGCAGTACCGCGCCGAACAAGTGTCTCTGTCGGCGCACCTACAACCGAATCTGCCACCTGTGTTGGGCGACTCGCACCGACTCGGACAGGTCCTGGCCAACCTGCTCGACAACGCATTACGCCACACACCCCCCGATGGCCAGGTCGAGGTGCGGGCTCACAGCGAACCCCAAAGCGTGATTGTCCGTGTCACCGACACCGGGGAAGGAATCTCCGCGCAACATCTTCCCCACGTGTTCGAGCGGTTCTACCGCGCCGAGGCGGCACGCACCCGAGACAAGGGCGGAGCCGGCATCGGATTGGCCATCGCCAAGGCTCTCATCGAAGCCCACGGCGGAACCATCGCCGCAAGCAGTCAAGGACCAGGCACCGGGGCCACGTTCACCATCGGGCTCCCCCCAGCCGCCACCCCCGTGCGGCAGCTACCAGCGTCACCCGGCCATGACGAGCTCTCCGCCTTCGGTGGGTGA
- a CDS encoding response regulator transcription factor, whose product MNTMNQKSTQPGAEAHGYRALIVDDEVALAEVVASYLNREHFETHIAVDGSQAVAVAREFDPDVVVLDVGLPGIDGLEVCRQLRTFSDAYVVMLTARDTEVDTIVGLTVGADDYVTKPFSPRELVARIRAMLRRPRSVAVDGAAAGEHAPPPRRFGALQIDLAAREVELDGEPIRLTRTEFDVLVALSARPATVLTRRQLLETVRDGPWVGDEHVIDVHIGHLRRKLGENASTPRYVLTVRGVGYRMGNGQ is encoded by the coding sequence ATGAACACCATGAACCAGAAGTCAACACAGCCAGGTGCTGAGGCGCACGGCTACCGTGCGCTCATCGTCGACGACGAGGTAGCGCTTGCTGAAGTGGTGGCCAGCTACCTCAATCGCGAACATTTCGAAACCCATATCGCCGTTGATGGTTCGCAAGCAGTGGCCGTGGCGCGGGAGTTTGATCCCGATGTGGTGGTTCTCGACGTGGGGTTGCCGGGTATCGACGGGCTGGAAGTATGTCGGCAGCTGCGCACCTTCTCCGACGCCTACGTGGTCATGCTCACCGCCCGCGACACCGAAGTCGACACGATCGTTGGCCTGACGGTCGGCGCCGACGACTATGTCACCAAACCGTTCAGTCCGCGAGAACTTGTGGCCCGCATCCGCGCAATGCTTCGCCGGCCCCGCTCGGTGGCCGTCGATGGCGCAGCCGCCGGTGAGCACGCACCGCCGCCGCGACGCTTCGGGGCGCTGCAAATTGACCTCGCCGCGCGGGAGGTCGAGCTCGATGGCGAGCCGATCCGGTTGACGCGCACAGAATTCGACGTGCTTGTGGCCTTGTCTGCACGTCCGGCGACGGTGTTGACCCGTCGCCAGCTACTAGAAACGGTGCGGGACGGACCGTGGGTCGGTGACGAGCATGTCATTGACGTCCACATCGGCCATCTGCGGCGCAAGCTCGGCGAAAACGCGAGCACGCCCCGTTACGTCCTCACCGTCCGCGGTGTCGGATACCGGATGGGGAACGGGCAATGA